Proteins found in one Moritella sp. Urea-trap-13 genomic segment:
- a CDS encoding CPXCG motif-containing cysteine-rich protein yields MKQFSHRTVVCPHCGQFITTDVDASNGSQDYYDECSSCCNSIHFKLLHDQVNEKYELFIDADDEQIF; encoded by the coding sequence ATGAAACAGTTTTCTCATAGGACAGTTGTGTGTCCTCATTGTGGTCAATTTATCACCACGGATGTTGATGCCAGCAATGGCTCACAAGATTATTATGATGAATGTAGTTCCTGCTGTAACAGTATTCATTTTAAGCTATTACATGATCAGGTTAATGAGAAGTATGAATTATTTATTGATGCAGATGATGAGCAGATCTTTTAA
- a CDS encoding LrgB family protein, whose amino-acid sequence MILYLAIPLTLAVYFLAQWFYKKTALAILNPILLSIAALICIMLVFGFELEEYEQGTNILTRLLEPAVIALAFPLYQQFVHVKAKIVPVLVACSVGVIVGLVVTTFVAISFSASPEIIASLAPKAVTTPIAMAISHTIGGIPAISAIMVIMVGIFGNVCAPFLLKHLRIRTPEAQGLAIGAGSHVIGTSKAMELSRTHGAFSTTALLISAVLTSIIAPVLYPYLLIWML is encoded by the coding sequence ATGATCTTATATTTAGCTATTCCATTAACGCTTGCAGTCTACTTTCTTGCACAATGGTTTTATAAAAAAACAGCACTGGCGATACTCAATCCTATTTTATTGTCGATTGCAGCATTAATTTGCATCATGTTGGTATTTGGATTTGAACTTGAGGAATACGAACAAGGCACAAACATCCTGACTCGTTTACTCGAACCAGCGGTGATTGCCCTTGCCTTTCCGTTATACCAACAGTTTGTGCATGTAAAAGCTAAAATTGTTCCGGTATTAGTGGCTTGCAGTGTTGGCGTGATTGTAGGTTTGGTCGTAACGACGTTTGTCGCGATAAGCTTTTCAGCATCCCCAGAGATCATAGCCTCACTTGCACCGAAGGCAGTAACCACGCCTATCGCCATGGCAATCAGCCACACTATAGGTGGTATCCCTGCGATCTCGGCCATTATGGTAATTATGGTCGGTATATTTGGTAACGTCTGCGCACCATTTCTGTTAAAACACCTACGTATTCGTACACCAGAAGCACAAGGCCTGGCAATCGGCGCAGGTTCGCATGTTATTGGTACATCAAAAGCAATGGAGTTAAGCCGCACACACGGTGCCTTCAGTACTACGGCCTTATTGATTAGCGCGGTATTGACCTCAATAATAGCCCCAGTACTCTATCCCTATCTACTAATTTGGATGCTATAA
- a CDS encoding DUF1329 domain-containing protein produces the protein MKVFNKAYSVAAISVAMAFSASTLAKVSEADAAKLGKELTPLGAEAAGNADGSIPAWTGGITNAILGTDIGKNDRVTNPYAADKPQFVITAANVEQYKDNLTPGQLAMFKKYPDTYTMPVYETRRSFAQSDDIYETVKGNALNTTLSAGGNGLDNFNISIPFPIPENGLEVIWNHITRYRGGHAERVITTIPVQRNGAYTAVKVEDKFYIPEALKGGRDAKKDDNILFYYMQRIIAPARLTGTIALVHETVDQVKEPRKAWIYNSGQRRVRRAPNVSYDGEGIGVEGSRTSDNYDMYNGAPDRYEWTLVGKKELYIPYNSYNLSSTDLEYKDIVTPGHINQEYTRYEKHRVWEVQAKVKDGQRHVYAQRNFFIDEDSWQAGVIDHYDARGNLWRVAEAHSVQYYNADVNWFAAETLYDVIAGRYLVTGLNNEENKGIQFDVKAKRKDFSTSALKRMGR, from the coding sequence ATGAAAGTGTTCAATAAAGCATATAGCGTAGCTGCCATTTCCGTGGCAATGGCATTCTCGGCATCAACTCTTGCGAAAGTAAGTGAAGCGGATGCGGCCAAATTAGGTAAAGAATTAACGCCACTCGGTGCGGAGGCTGCAGGTAATGCTGACGGCTCTATTCCAGCATGGACGGGTGGTATTACTAATGCCATTCTCGGTACTGACATTGGTAAAAATGATCGTGTTACTAACCCATATGCAGCAGATAAACCACAGTTTGTGATCACTGCCGCGAATGTTGAACAGTACAAAGACAACTTAACACCTGGCCAACTGGCTATGTTTAAGAAATACCCTGACACTTACACTATGCCTGTTTATGAAACGCGTCGTAGCTTCGCCCAGTCAGATGATATCTATGAGACGGTTAAAGGTAATGCGTTAAATACGACGTTATCGGCTGGTGGTAATGGCTTAGATAATTTCAATATTTCTATTCCGTTTCCAATTCCAGAGAATGGCTTAGAAGTTATCTGGAACCATATTACCCGTTACCGTGGTGGCCATGCAGAACGTGTAATCACGACTATCCCAGTACAACGTAATGGCGCGTACACTGCTGTGAAAGTAGAAGATAAATTCTACATCCCAGAAGCCCTAAAGGGTGGCCGTGATGCCAAGAAAGATGACAATATCTTGTTCTATTACATGCAACGTATTATTGCACCAGCACGTTTAACCGGTACAATTGCATTGGTACATGAAACTGTAGATCAGGTAAAAGAACCGCGTAAAGCGTGGATCTATAACTCGGGTCAACGTCGTGTTCGTCGTGCGCCTAACGTATCGTATGATGGCGAAGGTATTGGCGTAGAAGGTTCTCGTACGTCAGATAACTATGATATGTACAATGGTGCGCCTGACCGTTATGAATGGACGCTTGTCGGTAAAAAAGAGCTCTATATTCCATATAACTCATACAACCTTTCTTCTACCGATCTTGAATACAAAGATATTGTAACGCCGGGTCATATTAACCAAGAGTACACGCGTTACGAGAAACACCGTGTATGGGAAGTGCAAGCAAAAGTGAAAGACGGTCAACGTCATGTTTATGCACAACGTAACTTCTTTATTGATGAAGATAGCTGGCAAGCAGGTGTTATTGATCACTATGACGCGCGTGGAAACCTGTGGCGTGTTGCTGAAGCGCATTCCGTACAATACTATAATGCCGACGTGAACTGGTTTGCTGCAGAAACATTATATGATGTTATTGCTGGTCGTTACCTCGTCACGGGTCTAAATAATGAAGAGAATAAAGGCATTCAGTTTGATGTAAAAGCGAAGCGTAAAGACTTTTCTACTTCAGCATTAAAACGTATGGGTCGTTAA
- the queE gene encoding 7-carboxy-7-deazaguanine synthase QueE produces MQYPVNEIFETVQGEGHFTGYPVIFIRLQGCDVGCSWCDTKQTWKVDPEMEVSQQIVNKACDDKPHWANFTAQEFITMILKNGFVAKHIVISGGEPCQYDLVELTSELEQAGYFCQIETSGTSKVRATDSTWVTVSPKIQMKGQLPVLASALRRANEIKHVIAMEKHIDELDALIADIDTANKIMCLQPISQQQRATELAIKLCIERNWKLSVQMHKYIFID; encoded by the coding sequence ATGCAGTATCCGGTTAATGAAATTTTTGAAACAGTCCAAGGTGAAGGCCATTTTACTGGTTATCCCGTCATCTTTATTCGCCTACAAGGATGCGATGTTGGTTGCTCTTGGTGTGATACCAAACAAACTTGGAAAGTCGATCCTGAGATGGAGGTATCACAACAGATTGTGAACAAAGCTTGCGATGATAAACCTCATTGGGCGAACTTTACTGCACAAGAATTCATTACCATGATACTAAAAAATGGTTTTGTTGCAAAACATATTGTGATCTCGGGCGGTGAACCTTGCCAATATGATCTTGTTGAATTGACAAGTGAATTAGAGCAAGCAGGGTATTTCTGTCAAATTGAGACCTCAGGTACATCAAAAGTACGTGCCACAGATTCGACTTGGGTAACTGTATCACCAAAAATTCAAATGAAAGGGCAACTACCCGTTTTAGCCAGTGCATTGCGCCGTGCTAATGAAATAAAGCATGTGATCGCAATGGAAAAACACATTGATGAACTAGATGCGCTAATCGCTGATATTGATACTGCTAATAAGATCATGTGCTTACAGCCTATTTCGCAACAGCAACGTGCAACAGAGCTAGCGATTAAACTGTGTATTGAGCGTAACTGGAAGTTATCAGTACAGATGCATAAATATATCTTTATCGACTAA
- a CDS encoding DUF1302 domain-containing protein: MKNTTQKKFFKTTPIALALIVSGYTAAPQAIEFNWGDVEGSFNSQITAGSSWRVEEAAAKNVGIGNGGLPGSTPTGDDGNLNYDKGDAFTQTIKGLHDLGLTYETEEGSTFGVFVRGKYWYDYALDQNDVNHGSATNGYVANEPINDDNFNDLTKSQGVALLDAYIFTGFYLGETAVDLRLGKQVVNWGESSFIQGGINAVNPVDAAAFRRPGAEVKEGLLPVNMIFANIGLTDNLSVEAFYQLEFEPTVIDSCGTYFSTADYLAEGCDKLVIQPGAPFPSLVDSELHTGGFYAERGTDEDASDDGQFGVAFKYYAESLNATEFGLYYMNYHSRLPYASPETGQFNGSGAIPNTPFVPATNPLSAAYNPKYHTAYPEDIQLFGLSFNTTVSEWAVSGEVSHRLDMPLQINGADLLAAALSADPDSPLTPEYSQAGAGETVDGFHRFDYTQSQLTLIKFFDKALGTDRITTVAELGYGHVWDLPEGDDDIKYGRATVYGTSFDGVGNDTDGFTTTDSAGYRLAVKADYRNVFAGVDLAPSVAWSHDVYGYSPEPQGTFQEGRTGVNLALKADYLKMYSMSVSYTQFGGDFNPLSDRDYVSAAVGISF; the protein is encoded by the coding sequence ATGAAAAACACAACTCAGAAGAAATTTTTTAAAACAACGCCAATTGCTTTAGCACTTATCGTTTCAGGCTATACCGCAGCACCGCAAGCGATCGAGTTTAATTGGGGGGATGTTGAAGGTTCATTCAACTCTCAAATTACAGCTGGTTCAAGCTGGCGGGTAGAAGAAGCGGCTGCTAAGAATGTTGGCATCGGTAACGGTGGTTTACCGGGTAGTACTCCAACTGGTGATGATGGTAATTTAAATTATGATAAAGGTGATGCATTTACTCAAACGATTAAGGGACTGCACGATCTGGGCTTAACGTATGAGACTGAAGAAGGGTCGACTTTTGGTGTTTTCGTCCGTGGTAAATATTGGTACGATTACGCACTTGATCAGAATGATGTGAACCATGGTAGTGCGACGAATGGTTATGTTGCCAATGAACCAATTAATGATGATAATTTTAATGACTTAACAAAATCCCAAGGTGTCGCATTACTTGATGCGTATATCTTCACTGGTTTTTACCTTGGCGAGACTGCGGTTGACTTACGTCTTGGTAAACAAGTGGTTAACTGGGGTGAAAGTTCATTCATCCAAGGTGGTATTAACGCAGTAAATCCAGTTGATGCTGCCGCTTTCCGTCGTCCTGGTGCTGAAGTAAAAGAAGGTTTATTACCAGTAAACATGATTTTCGCTAACATAGGTTTGACTGATAATTTAAGTGTAGAAGCATTCTATCAATTAGAATTTGAACCAACAGTGATTGATAGTTGTGGGACTTACTTCTCTACCGCCGATTATTTAGCCGAGGGTTGTGATAAATTAGTTATTCAACCAGGGGCTCCTTTTCCAAGTTTAGTTGATAGTGAACTGCATACGGGTGGTTTTTACGCTGAACGAGGCACCGATGAAGATGCGTCGGATGATGGGCAATTTGGTGTAGCATTTAAATATTATGCTGAAAGTCTGAATGCGACTGAATTCGGTTTATATTACATGAATTACCACTCTCGTCTTCCTTATGCTAGCCCTGAAACGGGTCAATTTAATGGTAGTGGTGCAATACCTAACACACCATTTGTACCTGCTACAAATCCACTTTCAGCCGCTTATAATCCGAAATATCATACTGCATACCCTGAAGATATTCAGTTGTTTGGTCTAAGTTTTAATACCACAGTTTCTGAATGGGCTGTGTCTGGTGAAGTCAGTCATCGTCTGGATATGCCGTTACAAATTAATGGCGCAGATTTACTGGCTGCAGCATTAAGTGCAGATCCTGATTCACCATTAACACCAGAATATTCACAAGCAGGTGCAGGGGAGACTGTTGATGGTTTCCATCGTTTTGATTATACCCAGTCACAACTGACATTAATTAAGTTCTTTGATAAAGCCCTTGGTACCGATCGTATTACCACGGTTGCTGAACTTGGTTATGGCCACGTTTGGGATTTACCAGAAGGTGATGATGATATTAAATATGGTCGTGCTACAGTTTACGGGACTAGTTTTGATGGCGTTGGTAATGATACTGACGGTTTCACTACGACAGACAGTGCCGGTTATCGTTTAGCTGTTAAAGCTGATTACCGTAATGTATTTGCTGGTGTAGATTTAGCACCGTCAGTAGCGTGGTCACATGATGTCTATGGTTACAGCCCTGAACCACAAGGTACGTTCCAAGAAGGTCGTACTGGTGTCAATCTAGCGTTGAAAGCTGATTACTTAAAAATGTATTCTATGTCAGTAAGCTATACACAATTCGGTGGTGATTTTAATCCACTGTCTGATCGTGATTATGTATCTGCTGCCGTTGGTATTTCATTCTAA
- a CDS encoding CidA/LrgA family protein — MKIWLYNIFTIFCFVVLGRVISMLLPVEFPSSIIGLLLLFVALSSGMLKQKYVEKACEQLNRHIGILFVPAGVALMGYFELVQQNLVALIMAGLIGTVAIFFAVGHTYCYLNRASAGKQKATLTKQQGDDK; from the coding sequence ATGAAAATATGGCTGTACAATATTTTCACCATTTTTTGTTTCGTGGTTTTAGGGCGTGTCATCAGCATGTTATTACCCGTTGAATTTCCCTCAAGTATCATCGGGCTGTTATTACTCTTCGTCGCACTCAGTAGTGGCATGTTGAAACAAAAATACGTCGAAAAAGCCTGTGAGCAACTTAATCGTCACATAGGTATCTTATTTGTGCCCGCAGGTGTTGCGCTCATGGGTTATTTTGAGTTAGTACAACAAAATCTCGTCGCGCTTATTATGGCGGGACTGATTGGTACTGTCGCCATCTTCTTTGCCGTTGGCCACACCTATTGTTATTTGAACAGGGCCAGTGCAGGTAAACAAAAAGCAACGTTAACCAAGCAGCAAGGTGACGATAAATGA
- a CDS encoding DUF4440 domain-containing protein — MDSVNKSAAQLIEQFKQREETLLHSDFSKYPEQLDNFLHSELFEISPIGSYTSRNEIVTWLLAKSPTQRWQLSEFKVVELAADTILVCYQANSINAGIVKAAGSLRSSIWRYHNQQWRLQFHQATKN; from the coding sequence ATGGATAGTGTAAATAAATCAGCAGCGCAATTAATTGAACAGTTTAAACAACGTGAAGAAACCTTATTACATAGTGATTTTTCTAAATATCCAGAGCAGTTAGATAACTTCTTACACTCTGAGCTATTTGAAATCTCGCCAATTGGCAGTTATACCTCACGCAACGAAATTGTAACTTGGTTATTAGCTAAGTCACCGACACAGCGCTGGCAGTTGTCGGAATTTAAAGTTGTAGAATTAGCTGCTGATACCATCTTGGTTTGTTATCAAGCGAATTCGATTAATGCTGGCATAGTAAAAGCAGCGGGTAGTTTACGTAGTTCAATTTGGCGTTATCATAATCAGCAATGGCGACTTCAATTTCATCAAGCAACAAAAAACTAA